The following are encoded together in the Streptomyces rapamycinicus NRRL 5491 genome:
- a CDS encoding TetR/AcrR family transcriptional regulator, translating to MARRKEFDPEVALDAAMRLFWRNGYEGTSTSDLVDELGIARASLYGTFGSKRGLYLAALDRFLSGGAGPSPADILAARTSALDAVRDLLETSAAAPKPDTPQGCFAVNATVEHGDSDPEIARRLEGNRSRLETALYGALLRAHAEGELAPGVDPRSAATMLASLNSGLKVLSCAGADQRDRITTSVDAVMAMLTPPAAAATG from the coding sequence ATGGCACGGAGGAAGGAATTCGATCCGGAGGTCGCGCTGGACGCCGCGATGCGGCTGTTCTGGCGCAATGGCTACGAGGGGACGTCCACCAGCGACCTGGTGGACGAGCTGGGCATCGCGCGGGCAAGTCTGTACGGGACCTTCGGGTCCAAGCGCGGACTGTACCTGGCCGCGCTCGACCGCTTCCTCTCCGGCGGCGCGGGGCCGAGCCCGGCCGACATCCTGGCGGCGCGGACATCGGCCCTGGACGCCGTCCGGGATCTCCTGGAAACCAGCGCGGCGGCCCCGAAGCCGGACACGCCCCAGGGCTGCTTCGCGGTCAACGCCACGGTGGAGCACGGCGATTCCGACCCCGAGATCGCGCGGCGCCTCGAAGGTAATCGAAGCCGCCTCGAGACCGCGCTCTACGGCGCGCTGCTGAGGGCCCACGCGGAGGGCGAGCTGGCCCCCGGCGTCGATCCGCGATCGGCGGCGACCATGCTGGCCTCGCTCAACAGCGGACTGAAGGTGCTGTCGTGCGCGGGCGCGGACCAGCGCGACCGCATCACCACCTCCGTCGACGCCGTCATGGCGATGCTGACCCCGCCGGCGGCCGCCGCCACCGGCTGA
- a CDS encoding ACP S-malonyltransferase produces the protein MTDPQTTEPQTTEPGTSDPETSRTAMVFPGMGPFRFTDVGEFLLTNPHARRRLAIADEVVGYSVFDRYRQSDADEEAQYAAHTQIAFLTVCLSLADWAEETLGERPELCAGPSFGQRAAVTYAGSLPFEETVRLTAELARCEEEYFRQEHREAVTHCVIHTPEERLREALAELDAEGEWHDVSGYIDQGFYLVSLREPVLDRFKKRIGELGGYNMYTMWPPVHAPAFGALRRKAEEEVLGTFEVADPKLPVVADQSGELLTGADGVRTMLLDTFNRPIRWPDMVDTMLEHGITKVCIAGPDNLFGRVNRTVDNFEVVAIDARKAMRPRVRQRSARRARR, from the coding sequence ATGACGGACCCGCAGACCACCGAGCCACAGACCACCGAGCCCGGGACATCCGATCCGGAGACCAGCCGTACCGCGATGGTCTTCCCTGGGATGGGGCCCTTCCGCTTCACCGACGTGGGCGAGTTCCTGCTGACCAACCCCCATGCCCGGCGCCGGCTGGCGATCGCCGACGAGGTGGTGGGGTACTCCGTGTTCGACCGGTACCGCCAGTCGGACGCCGATGAGGAGGCGCAGTACGCCGCGCACACCCAGATCGCCTTCCTGACCGTCTGTCTCTCCCTCGCCGACTGGGCGGAGGAGACGCTGGGAGAGCGGCCCGAGCTGTGTGCCGGACCGAGCTTCGGCCAGCGGGCCGCGGTGACCTACGCGGGGTCCCTGCCGTTCGAGGAGACCGTGCGGCTCACCGCCGAACTGGCGCGCTGCGAGGAGGAGTACTTCCGGCAGGAGCACCGTGAGGCGGTCACGCACTGCGTGATCCACACCCCCGAGGAGCGGCTCCGGGAGGCGCTGGCCGAACTGGACGCCGAGGGGGAGTGGCACGACGTCTCCGGCTACATCGACCAGGGCTTCTACCTCGTGTCCCTGCGCGAGCCGGTGCTCGACCGGTTCAAGAAGCGGATCGGCGAGCTCGGCGGATACAACATGTACACCATGTGGCCGCCCGTGCACGCCCCGGCCTTCGGCGCCCTGCGCCGCAAGGCGGAGGAGGAGGTCCTCGGCACCTTCGAGGTGGCCGACCCCAAGCTGCCGGTCGTCGCCGACCAGAGCGGCGAGCTGCTGACCGGCGCGGACGGTGTGCGCACCATGCTGCTCGACACCTTCAACCGCCCGATCCGCTGGCCGGACATGGTGGACACGATGCTCGAGCACGGCATCACCAAGGTCTGCATCGCGGGTCCGGACAACCTGTTCGGCCGGGTGAACCGCACCGTGGACAACTTCGAGGTCGTGGCCATCGACGCCCGCAAGGCGATGCGCCCGCGGGTCCGGCAGAGGAGTGCCCGCCGGGCGAGGCGGTGA
- a CDS encoding class I adenylate-forming enzyme family protein, translated as MTAKVFATEAVHSLPEFEQRALAIAEALRERGVSDGTRVMLKAGNSAGYVGALLALMHTGASIVMVDHQERAEATQRICDRAGVKICVVDDDTPMPESGPARVTIYELLVASMEQTPAERRLSLDTWCELPDGLIMWSSGSTGEPKGVVKTGAKFLKNLERNAQQVGHRPDDVLLPLLPFSHQYGLSMVLIAWLVKCSLVIAPYRRLDRAMAMAGTCGATVVDATPASYRSMLNMIGRKPALADELSGVRMFCSGAAPLDPGLVADYVRRFGLPLLDSYGSTEAGNVAFATEDNVVACGRAVEGLKLRIVDDEGAVLTSGEVGEIQVHSPDLMEGYLAEDGTVAPVDPARTDWYPTGDFGYLDGGDNLFVLGRKAAVHRNGHTLYPEIIEHKLAAGGCLVKVVPVPDEQRGCQLLFFVEDEQQREPRHWREPITSLLPDFEHPNRIHVLERFPLNRNGKPDKRQLEQLALDLAPGAKA; from the coding sequence ATGACCGCAAAGGTCTTTGCGACGGAAGCGGTGCATTCGCTTCCCGAGTTCGAACAGAGGGCCCTGGCCATCGCCGAAGCGCTCCGCGAGCGCGGAGTCAGCGACGGCACCCGGGTCATGCTGAAGGCGGGCAACTCCGCCGGCTATGTCGGGGCCCTCCTCGCCCTGATGCACACCGGCGCGTCGATCGTCATGGTCGACCACCAGGAGCGGGCGGAGGCCACCCAGCGCATCTGCGACCGGGCCGGGGTCAAGATCTGCGTGGTCGACGACGACACCCCGATGCCCGAGAGCGGCCCGGCCCGGGTCACCATTTACGAGCTGCTCGTGGCATCCATGGAGCAGACCCCCGCCGAGCGGCGGCTGTCCCTCGACACCTGGTGCGAGCTGCCCGACGGCCTGATCATGTGGTCCTCCGGATCCACCGGGGAGCCCAAGGGCGTCGTCAAGACCGGGGCGAAGTTCCTGAAGAACCTGGAGCGCAACGCCCAGCAGGTGGGCCACCGCCCCGATGACGTCCTGCTGCCGCTGCTGCCCTTCTCCCACCAGTACGGGCTGTCCATGGTGCTCATCGCCTGGCTGGTCAAGTGCTCGCTGGTCATCGCGCCCTACCGGCGGCTGGACCGGGCGATGGCCATGGCGGGCACGTGCGGGGCCACGGTGGTCGACGCCACCCCGGCCAGCTACCGCAGCATGCTCAACATGATCGGCCGCAAGCCCGCTCTGGCGGACGAACTGTCCGGTGTCCGGATGTTCTGCAGCGGGGCGGCCCCGCTGGACCCCGGCCTGGTCGCCGACTACGTCAGGCGGTTCGGACTGCCCCTGCTGGACAGCTACGGCAGCACCGAGGCCGGGAACGTGGCCTTCGCGACCGAGGACAACGTGGTCGCCTGCGGGCGGGCCGTCGAGGGCCTGAAGCTGCGGATCGTCGACGACGAGGGCGCCGTCCTCACCTCCGGCGAGGTCGGGGAGATCCAGGTCCACTCGCCCGACCTGATGGAGGGCTATCTGGCGGAGGACGGCACGGTCGCCCCCGTCGACCCGGCCAGGACCGACTGGTACCCCACCGGCGACTTCGGCTATCTGGACGGCGGGGACAACCTCTTCGTCCTCGGCAGGAAGGCCGCGGTGCACCGCAACGGCCACACGCTCTACCCCGAGATCATCGAGCACAAGCTGGCCGCGGGCGGCTGCCTCGTCAAGGTCGTCCCCGTCCCCGACGAACAGCGCGGCTGCCAGCTCCTGTTCTTCGTCGAGGACGAGCAGCAGCGCGAGCCGCGGCACTGGCGGGAGCCGATCACCTCGCTGCTGCCCGACTTCGAGCACCCCAACCGCATTCACGTCCTGGAGCGATTCCCCCTGAACCGCAACGGCAAGCCCGACAAGCGGCAGCTCGAGCAGCTGGCTCTCGACCTGGCGCCGGGAGCGAAGGCATGA